A window of Brassica oleracea var. oleracea cultivar TO1000 unplaced genomic scaffold, BOL UnpScaffold00613, whole genome shotgun sequence genomic DNA:
TTTTGATGACTAGGAAAAAGAGGAGGAAACACCTTAAAAGTATTTTCCTAAAGAATTGGTTCTGTGCACTAAAAGCTTACGAACATTTTAGCTTTGAAATGCTTGTGAATTAATTTGGATCAATAATGTGAGGAATAAAGAGTGGAACCACTGAGCAAGAGACCCAATGGTAGAGcaagaaacaacatcaacataATTGTATCAAAGAATCCAAAGATGCAAGTCAGCGCATAAGCCGTCAGGTAATTAAACAGTTGtaaaagctcaaaattttgaatatgaaCAGTTGGATTAATGTTTGGTTACAAACTACTTTGGTGCAGTAGGGAATAACTGGCATAAGTGCGGCGGTGTTCATCTTCCAAAAAGAAACTAGAAAAAGGGCCAAGTCACACTTTTCCTATTGGTGAATGGTGGTGATCAGGATTTGGATTTAGTAGGCTACAGGATTCAATATTTAGTTTAACCGGATTGAGTTATCGAGGGATGTGGTTTACAGTTTTCTGAAAGTATGgggttttattgatttttttatataacgtttcattttaaataaaatatcttattcGATTAAGAATTTGagataaattcattttttcctcaaaatatttttagttggaTTCATCATCGAAaagaatataagaaatacaatgtaattttattaatcattagtAAAAGCTCTTTCAAAGTTATTTCAACATTTGAaccatatatattaacaatacatcaaatGCTCCATAAATGATCTTTATAGCTAAACAATACATCAAAATAGTTGtggttttctattattttttggtttagccTAAATTTTGGTGCAAATCTGAAAATCAATTGAAACTTTGaggaataacaaaaaaaaaggaaagaagaaactaaaaaggaaattaaacatgataatttagttcaaaaaaaaattaaacatgataatcaacaaaaataaacagTGAACAACCTACTCAAGTAGCTTCATATAAATAAGAACGCTAGAGACTACTCTCTAAAGCTATCATTGATTCGATTACTTGTTTCtcaaaccaaaaacaaacacacaaaatagagtcaaaaaccctaattacaGAGTATGACCAAGATGGTGATGATAAGAGAAGACAACAGCAAAGCTTGGAATGTTGTTGGCCAATCTCCTTCAGTACTAGCTAGAGTTTGTCTGTTTTCTTGGCCGAGGTAGTTTTGGTTCGGTCGCTCTCATAAGAGACTCCAAACAAAGGTTACACGCTGAGAAATCATCTCCGATAGCTTACATGGAGAGTCTCAAGAAAGAGCATAGGATCATGCTTCGTTTCCGTAACCATCCACGCATCGTCCAAACCACAAACCCTAATCTTCACATAGGTATCAACCTCGACCATTGTTACATGTACATGGAGTTTGCCTCCAAAGGTACTCTCCACAACTTCATCTCCAGCTTCAGTGGCCAACCAATGCCTGAGGATATGATCAGACGTGCTGCACTCATGATCCTTCAAGGACTCGAGGCTCTTCACTCTCGGGGCTACGTTCACTGCGACCTCAAGCCGGCTAACGTTCTCCTCTTCCCTTCCAAGATTGTCGGAGAGCCGTGGGATCTCAATCTTGCTGACTTCGGTCTATCTAAGGAGCCTTCTTGTACGAATCCAAGGTCCTTGTCTGGCGGTACAAAGGAGTACATGCCCCCTGAGTCTTTAAGACCCAACCGAGTGAAGATGATTGGACCGGGTGTTGACATGTGGTCTCTAGGGTGTGTTGTGCTTCAGATGTTTGGAGGCCGTCCAGTGAAGATGGGAGAATGTTGCTACAAGTGGAGGCTTCCGAGACTAGTATCTCCGCTGGCCAACGACTTCTTGAGGCGGTGCATGGCGTTGCATCCCTCACGCAGAGCCACCGCAGCGGATCTGCTGAAACATCCTTTTGTTTGCACCAAGGCTacatcatatgcttcagtactATCCCCTTCCTGTCATAAGTGATAAGACACAATAATGTTATGAGAGAATATTATGGTAGAAGACAAGGAGGAGACCGATGATGATGGTTCCAAGACCTAAAGATTTGATCTGCTGAGTTAGGTCTCGGTTGTTAAAGAGAGTCGTATTTAAGTTTCCTTCAGTTGAGTTTACGTCTTGATTTAATTGTTGTTGCACAGTTAAGAACAGTATAATTAATGTATCTTTGTCTTTGCCTGATGATTGCTATTGAAATGTTTAAAAGAATCTAATATATACTAGTATTATTACACAGTTTAAATTAGTCAAACAGAAAAACATTCACACATTCATTTGGAGGCATTAATCCAGTGGAAAGGTTTACCTGGTTATGAGCAATCATGGCTCCGTGTGAGAGACTTGGTTATGCAGTTTCCAGATTTTAAGCTTGAGGGCAAGCTTGATAGACCCTGGAGAGCATACATCAGGAAGAGAGGCAGAGGAGTTAAGAAAGACTTAATACGAGATGACGTGGAATATTAATTGGAGGGAAGTGAAGATAATTGATGGTGAGTCGAGAGAAGTATAAATAATGAGAGTCTGTTGTTAGAGAAAGTTTGTTAGAGAAGATTGAAGTCGTGAGAGGGTTCGTCTCTGCGATTCAGTTTACCCAAGGAGAAGGGTCCTTGGGATTCACTTTCGATATTCAATAATACATTGCTTATTGCTTATCACAACCATACAaaaattagtttcttttttaacttttctGGACTACCCATTCAGTGAATGTCTATCACTTCCACcatacagaagaagaaaaatgatatctaaagaatattatatgaaacatatttttttagtatttttccgATATTAAAACTGTAGGACCATGATTTATGTTGAATAATTGCAGCATATATTAATACcaaacaaaacttatataataaaacaataaacgatGCCATATTACACGAACCCGTCGTATGAAGGTAATGAACCAACACTTTGCGTTGTACTCTCATACAAGAAATGACAAATTTGCATGTTGTGTGTCACAGAATGAGATCCCAACGTTCCCTTTTATAGTTTACTTGATACTTGGAGTGGAAGACTCGAAAACTTAGTAACACAAAACaaagactcaaaacttggagagGGAGTCACTGCATCCATCTACTGCCGAGCCATAAATCATATcaagtttttaaaatctaaatcatcatccaagtttttaaaatctaaatcatcATCCAAGTTTTTCGGAAAGCTAAAATCTACagaaaaatcagaaactaaGGGTCTGATTGGTAAgggctgtagctttaaaatttttgctgtagaaaaaaaatctgtagattttttgctgtggctttagattttattgctgtagaattttatggaaagcactaaaaaattgctttggatatttggctctgcagagcacttgtatagctgtaggttatttcaagagctgtgatttcaaaaaaaaaatttaaagcttgattgctctgaatttggtgctttaaaaataaatatggatgtGGACATCacctacaacaactaccaatcatcccctaaaatttgaaaaactcaaaatctaaaaactaaataaaaaaacaataatatcagtttaaaatcaatttaaattttgagaaataagaaaaaaggaaagataCAACTAAAAAGGAAACAGTGAACAACATATAAACAAACTCAGCTTcttataaataagataaataagaATGCAAATCTGAAAATCAATTGAAACTTTGAGGAATTACAAAAAAAGGGAaagaataaactaaaaaggaaattaaacatgataatttagttcaaaaaaaattaaacatgataatcaacaaaaacaaaaggaaatagTGAAAACCCAAAGCCAATAGTGAACAACCTACTCAAGTAGCTTCATATAAATAAGAACGCTAGAGACTCCTCTCTAAAGCTATCACTGATTCGATTACTTGTTTCTCAAaccagaaacaaaataaaaaatagagtcAAAAACCTAATTACAGAGAATGACTAAGATGGTGATGACTAGAGAAGACAACAGCAAAGCTCCGAATGTCGTTGGCCAATCTTCTTCAGTACTAGAGTTTGTATGTTTTCTTGGCCGAGGTAGTTTTGGTTCGGTCGCTCTCATAAGAGACTCCAAACAAAGGTTACACGCTGAGAAATCATCTCCAATAGCTTACATGGAGAGTCTCAAGAAAGAGCACAGGATCATGCTTCGTTTCCGTAACCATCCACGCATCGTCCAAACAACAAACCCTAATCTTCACAAAGGTTCTTTCTTACTaagcaaaagaaaatttcaTACCCGTAATTGTGGTTTCATCGCCATGGATTGAGCTTTGAGTGGTTTTAGGATTTTGGTTTGTATGAAAGAAAGAAGATCAGTATATAAAGGAGGAAAAGAGGGAGGTGAAACGAAATCATTAAGAAGGTATTGATTGATTGAAATGAAAGTATTGATTGTGTAGAAGTGGCTCGATTAGTTCTCGGCTTCTTTGCTCTTCGATCGGAGAAGACGAAGTGGTAGAGGTGAAGAGAATCGTTATCCTTTGacggtttttttttgtgatctgTGTCCCATCGGGCAAATAAAAATCCGATAAAGCCCAAATGGCAAGCTTATCGGATGAAGCCCACACGAAATATTGCTCGACCGTGAGGCCTGTCTGACGTGTCCAATTACATGTTCCTGATTGGTCTGAATTATTGATCCTACGTGGACACATTCTCTACTCAGTATATTGGCCTTTTAGTTTTGTTAGATACCATCGGGGTGTAATGATACCTGATCAATCGATGTGCGTACTCCAAAACTGATGATGATTTTTTCCATGCTTCTATCCAAAACTCTCCTGTCTACTCCACTTTGAGAAGCCCAAAAATGAGACCGTGTACTTGTATTATTATTCACCCTAGACTGAGTCAAAACTAACTATTTGAAACTTGAGGCAAAACGCCTTTCTTCCTTCAGATGGTCCTCAGGAGAACAATTTCTAACACCAGGACCAAAGTTATAAAGTGAAGCTCTAAAATAATATCGATATCCAATATCCCACCGagataaacaacaataaaacaataccattatattcttatttctcATAATCCAAAGAAGCCACCATTTTAAGCACGATACGACTACAGATGCTTGCAACTTAATCAATGTTTGGGACCCAAAATTCCAACTCAAAAAATCTcgaacttattattattattgtacaCAATAATCCCATGATGGCGAAGAAACCATAACCCCATAAGTTTTGTATCTTCTAAAAATTGCTACCCTTTTCCACAAAAAGACCATCATACACCAATCTGGATGTGTTAGGAAGATCATGCACTTGCACCCTTAGCCATACTTTCCCTCTTGTACCCAACCCATCGAAATGAATCACCAAAAGAAAAGCTTTTCCATCCAGCTGGTTGTACTGGAACAGTGTCTTTAGTTGGTTTGATGAGACCAAACTAAAGCCGTAACCCTCTGTAACCGGTATCCCTGATTCTTGCCAGTTCCTgaaattttttatcatataagCAATGTACTCCAAAGCTCCAGCAATTGTACCATAACATAAGTGACTTGTATATGAAGAAAGAGCTCCAAACTCATAGAATAATCACAAAACAATACGCCAATAAAACCAACAGACCCTAAACCATTGAATGCTCATAGAGCTTATtaagataaaagaaaataaaaaaccagAAACTGAAAACCGCCAACAATGCCCATCGATCATGTTCTTCCTTAATATGAAATGATGAAACCACCCCCACGATATCCATCTTTCCCTTAACATATCTTCCCAGACCTTCATCCTGATGAGTATCAAACCGAATCTGCACCGCTTTAATCCTTTGATTTCCAAAATCCCCATCTCGAAAAGGCATCGATGCCCTAGTTCTCATTCGCCATCGCCTTTGCCGTCATCTTCTCTACAATTCTCATGTCTcgtttttattgtttattttttctttgagttCTGTTTATAAATGTGTTTATCATATAACAAAGTCTTCTCCACGTATTTGGGTTAATATAACATTTcctatcaaatttaaattagacTAAACTAATTTTCCAATCGATTCTAAACATGCCACATCAGTGAAATTGGGTTCTAATTAACTGTCACATCAGCAagtttaatttgtaaatattacaaactataaaattactattttttaaatgattcttaattaatatataagagatattcTAAAAGACGGCAGATCTGAGCGTCTACACTTTAAATCGCGTCTACTACTGATAATATCAACATTCTACTGTCTTATCTTTCAACTGTTACCAGCAAACTATAACATCTACGGTGTCCTCTATAACCTACGTATAGTAGAATCCATTTTCTActggattttttaaaattttttgttaaaaacggTTGGTAAAATATTTAGCAGATCTTGAAAGTATTTTCTTTACTTTTGTGAAGAATCTTTTTAAACTCacctcaaaaaaaaacatatgccATCATCCTCTTTTGCTCTTGTTATCTTCATGATGTCACCCAAATTACACTGGAGTTTAATAAGATTTTACAAAACCAGCATGTCTGGTTCCTCAATCATAAAATGTGACaatttaacaattataaaatctaattaacTTTGAAACTTTGCTGAGTTGTTTGCGTTTGTcttcacacatatatatacacattggTTTCACACATTTCGTAATTGATATGTTCTCGTGGCTGAACAAAGAATAAAATCCAGAAATCAAGTTAAGATTGAACACTATTGTTGTTGACTCGAAACAAAACTGATCAACCGTTTAGAAAATATTGAAACAGAGACAAATTTGTGAAACACTATTGTTTGTGCATTAGTAGAAACTGACGCCATCCAGCGAAAGAAATCACCACGATTAAGTTGAGAAAGATAGAGAACTGAAAACCCAGAATGAAAAAAAAGCTCAAACTTCATAGGCCGGAAAAAAGGCTTCTACAACGAAAGAAATCACCTCTTCTTGGTTGGTTGGATGGAGTGGTGAAAAGAAGTAATAGGGTTAACGTCGATTTTTTTTACCTAAATCACTTTTACGATTTAAcacatgtaaaaaataatatataataaattttaaaaatttattttgaataaaaacttaatt
This region includes:
- the LOC106319749 gene encoding serine/threonine-protein kinase PAK 4-like, which translates into the protein MICEELVRFHKFLQLTAEASLEWSSMKASREIGVTAISNMLLLNYVAPLERSNVVAKICSILEFVCFLGRGSFGSVALIRDSKQRLHAEKSSPIAYMESLKKEHRIMLRFRNHPRIVQTTNPNLHIGINLDHCYMYMEFASKGTLHNFISSFSGQPMPEDMIRRAALMILQGLEALHSRGYVHCDLKPANVLLFPSKIVGEPWDLNLADFGLSKEPSCTNPRSLSGGTKEYMPPESLRPNRVKMIGPGVDMWSLGCVVLQMFGGRPVKMGECCYKWRLPRLVSPLANDFLRRCMALHPSRRATAADLLKHPFVCTKATSYASVLSPSCHK
- the LOC106319758 gene encoding uncharacterized protein LOC106319758, which encodes MRTRASMPFRDGDFGNQRIKAVQIRFDTHQDEGLGRYVKGKMDIVGVVSSFHIKEEHDRWALLAVFSFWNWQESGIPVTEGYGFSLVSSNQLKTLFQYNQLDGKAFLLVIHFDGLGTRGKVWLRVQVHDLPNTSRLVYDGLFVEKGSNF